In Candidatus Paceibacterota bacterium, the following proteins share a genomic window:
- a CDS encoding peptidoglycan DD-metalloendopeptidase family protein, translating into MQLQFFQNKMFFLKKTALYSLIFLLSLLLSNICYSSSIDEIKQKIEQTSKNREQLQKEIDQYQNQLKDIGTQADTLSKAIKTLEATEKKTSLDIKLTENNINSANLEIERLGIEIRKKETEIDKNSVVIEVLINEVNESDNSSIIETLLKYKDLSEFWNEMEGIYKLQNQLKNKLIETKKVRDDLGIDKKDNESKKKELLSLKSELEDKKAILEINKKEKNKVLTETKNKESNYKRLLSEKQALADAFDKELAQFESELKFAIDPNSIPAAGKGILSWPLDNIYITQRFGVTSDSGRLYTTGSHNGVDFRASVGTRVKATLSGTVEGTGDTDLVCSGASYGKWVLIKHNNGLTTLYGHLSLIKVKAGDQIFTGDIIGYSGNTGYSTGPHLHFGLFASQGVKIMSKKSAVCKGTYILPMADIRAYLDPLAYL; encoded by the coding sequence ATGCAATTACAATTCTTTCAAAATAAGATGTTTTTCTTAAAAAAGACAGCTTTATATTCGCTTATCTTTCTGCTTTCGCTTTTATTAAGTAATATCTGCTATTCTTCGTCAATAGATGAAATAAAACAAAAAATAGAACAAACAAGTAAGAATAGAGAACAATTACAAAAAGAGATAGACCAGTATCAAAATCAACTTAAAGATATCGGTACTCAAGCGGATACACTTTCCAAAGCCATAAAGACTCTTGAAGCCACCGAAAAGAAAACTTCCTTAGATATAAAACTCACAGAAAACAATATAAACTCTGCAAATCTTGAAATAGAGAGGCTTGGTATTGAAATAAGAAAGAAAGAAACAGAAATAGACAAAAACAGTGTGGTTATAGAGGTTTTGATAAATGAAGTAAATGAATCTGATAATTCATCTATAATAGAGACTCTTTTAAAATATAAAGATCTTTCAGAGTTCTGGAATGAAATGGAGGGTATTTATAAATTGCAAAATCAATTAAAAAATAAACTCATAGAAACAAAGAAGGTTAGGGATGATCTCGGTATTGATAAGAAAGACAATGAAAGCAAGAAAAAAGAACTTTTATCTCTAAAATCAGAACTGGAGGATAAGAAAGCAATCTTAGAAATAAACAAAAAAGAAAAGAATAAAGTCCTTACCGAAACAAAAAATAAAGAATCCAACTATAAAAGACTTCTGTCAGAGAAACAGGCCCTTGCAGATGCTTTTGATAAAGAACTTGCTCAATTTGAATCAGAGCTAAAATTTGCTATAGATCCAAATAGTATCCCTGCGGCTGGAAAAGGCATTTTGTCTTGGCCATTAGATAATATCTATATAACACAAAGGTTTGGGGTGACATCAGACTCTGGCAGGCTCTACACGACAGGAAGTCACAATGGGGTAGATTTTAGAGCATCTGTTGGTACAAGAGTTAAAGCCACACTAAGTGGCACTGTGGAAGGGACAGGTGACACGGATCTTGTCTGTTCTGGTGCTTCATATGGTAAATGGGTTCTCATAAAACACAATAATGGCCTAACGACCTTATACGGACATCTTTCTCTTATAAAAGTTAAGGCCGGTGATCAAATATTTACGGGAGATATAATAGGATACTCCGGAAACACTGGCTACTCCACCGGTCCGCACCTCCACTTTGGATTATTTGCCTCACAGGGTGTAAAAATAATGAGTAAAAAAAGTGCTGTCTGCAAAGGTACATATATATTGCCGATGGCAGACATAAGAGCTTATCTTGATCCATTGGCTTACTTATAA
- the gltX gene encoding glutamate--tRNA ligase — MSNSDKKVVVRFAPSPTGLFHVGSARVALFNYVFAKQNQGKFLLRIEDTDKERSKKEYTDDILNGMKWLGLSYDESFKQSEREHVYKKYIENLIKEDKAYISKEEIKEEGQRAEVIRFRNPNKKIKFKDLIRGEIEFDTTELGDFVIAKSLEEPIFHVVVVIDDFEMGITHVIRGEDHISNTPRHILIQEALGAPTPIYAHLPLILAEDRAKLSKRKHGEMTSVKYYEKMGYLPEAFINFISMVGWNPGSDIEMMTIEDIINKFDIGKVQKGGAIFNKEKLLWFNKEYLKRLPGEKIKEEIGKRLPSNCQDKDIVDKITPIITERINVWSDIDKMVADGDIQYFFEKPSIKEEILVWKKGGTEDEAKENLSLVSTLLVKISEDNFNKDSVKETIWKIAEEKGRGNVLWPLRVSLSGKEKSPDPFVLCEILGKKETLQRIENAITILSK, encoded by the coding sequence ATGAGCAATAGCGACAAAAAAGTTGTTGTTAGATTTGCACCCAGCCCAACGGGCCTTTTTCACGTTGGTAGTGCTAGGGTAGCACTTTTTAATTATGTCTTTGCTAAACAAAATCAAGGTAAATTTCTATTAAGAATTGAAGACACCGACAAAGAAAGGTCTAAAAAGGAATACACAGACGACATACTAAATGGCATGAAATGGCTTGGGCTTAGCTACGATGAGTCTTTTAAACAATCTGAAAGAGAACATGTATATAAAAAATATATAGAAAATCTTATAAAAGAAGACAAGGCTTATATATCTAAAGAAGAAATAAAAGAAGAGGGTCAGAGAGCAGAAGTTATAAGATTTAGAAATCCAAATAAAAAGATAAAGTTTAAAGATCTTATACGCGGGGAAATAGAATTTGATACAACAGAACTTGGAGACTTCGTTATTGCCAAAAGCTTAGAAGAACCAATATTTCACGTTGTTGTTGTTATAGATGATTTTGAAATGGGTATTACACATGTAATAAGGGGTGAAGATCATATTTCCAATACGCCAAGACATATTCTCATACAAGAAGCCCTCGGTGCACCAACCCCTATATATGCGCACTTACCGCTTATTCTTGCAGAAGATAGGGCAAAATTATCCAAAAGAAAACATGGTGAAATGACTTCTGTAAAATATTATGAAAAGATGGGTTATCTTCCAGAAGCTTTTATAAATTTCATTTCAATGGTCGGCTGGAATCCCGGAAGTGATATAGAGATGATGACGATTGAAGACATAATCAATAAATTTGATATTGGGAAGGTACAAAAGGGTGGGGCAATATTTAATAAAGAAAAGCTTCTATGGTTTAATAAAGAATATCTAAAAAGGTTGCCTGGTGAAAAAATAAAGGAGGAAATAGGGAAGAGGTTGCCATCTAATTGCCAAGATAAAGATATTGTGGATAAAATCACCCCAATAATAACAGAAAGAATAAACGTTTGGTCTGATATAGATAAAATGGTAGCCGATGGAGATATTCAATATTTCTTTGAAAAGCCTAGTATCAAAGAAGAGATCCTTGTCTGGAAAAAGGGGGGTACAGAAGATGAAGCCAAAGAAAACTTGTCTTTAGTATCTACATTACTGGTAAAAATATCTGAAGATAATTTTAATAAAGATTCAGTAAAAGAAACCATATGGAAAATAGCCGAAGAAAAGGGGAGGGGTAACGTTCTCTGGCCACTTCGCGTTTCTCTATCAGGAAAAGAAAAATCACCTGATCCTTTTGTCTTGTGTGAAATACTTGGTAAAAAAGAGACACTTCAAAGGATAGAAAATGCAATTACAATTCTTTCAAAATAA
- a CDS encoding UDP-N-acetylglucosamine--N-acetylmuramyl-(pentapeptide) pyrophosphoryl-undecaprenol N-acetylglucosamine transferase has product MKILLTGGGSGGHFYPLIAVAEEINRQVKEEKLLPVEIFFMSDSPYDSEALLDNNITFIKISAGKVRRYFSLLNFFDLFKTSFGIISATIKLFRLYPDVIFSKGAYTSFPVLFAARLLKIPVIIHESDSIPGRTNTWSAKFANKIAVSYPETMEYFDKTKVAYTGNPIRKAVLSPTVSGAREFLGMQEDAPVIFIIGGSLGSQLINEQILNILPQLVERYYVIHQTGKANIEEVSRTASVVLSESQYKTRYRPYDYLDNLNISMAAGVSSLIISRAGSAIFEIASWGLPSIIIPISDSNGNHQRENAYNYARFGAATIIEEKNLSSNILLTEIIRIMDDKELYKKMTTGAKSFIKGDSAKVIAGEIIQIGLQHEQ; this is encoded by the coding sequence ATGAAAATATTACTTACAGGAGGTGGCTCGGGTGGACATTTTTATCCACTTATTGCCGTAGCGGAAGAAATAAACAGACAAGTAAAAGAAGAAAAGCTTTTACCTGTTGAGATCTTTTTTATGTCAGATTCGCCTTATGATTCTGAAGCGCTTCTAGATAATAATATTACCTTTATAAAAATATCGGCAGGAAAAGTTCGTAGATATTTTTCTTTACTAAATTTTTTTGATCTGTTTAAAACTTCCTTCGGAATAATTTCTGCAACGATTAAACTTTTTAGACTCTATCCGGATGTGATTTTTAGCAAAGGCGCTTACACTAGCTTCCCGGTACTTTTTGCTGCAAGACTTCTAAAAATCCCTGTGATTATACATGAATCTGATAGTATACCCGGCAGAACAAACACATGGTCAGCTAAATTTGCAAATAAAATTGCAGTATCATATCCAGAGACGATGGAATATTTTGATAAAACAAAGGTAGCTTATACTGGAAATCCTATAAGAAAAGCTGTTCTGTCACCAACAGTATCCGGAGCAAGAGAGTTCTTGGGCATGCAAGAAGACGCACCAGTGATCTTTATCATCGGCGGATCTCTCGGTTCTCAACTTATCAATGAACAGATATTAAATATCCTTCCACAACTTGTAGAAAGATATTATGTAATACACCAAACAGGTAAAGCTAATATAGAAGAAGTCTCTAGAACAGCTAGTGTTGTGCTTTCAGAAAGTCAATATAAGACAAGATATAGGCCGTATGATTATTTAGATAATCTAAATATCAGTATGGCAGCTGGCGTTTCAAGTCTGATTATATCGCGTGCCGGCTCCGCCATATTTGAAATCGCTTCATGGGGACTTCCTAGTATTATAATTCCAATATCAGACTCAAACGGTAATCATCAAAGAGAAAACGCTTATAACTATGCTAGATTTGGTGCAGCTACAATTATTGAAGAGAAAAATCTTTCTTCAAATATCCTTCTCACTGAAATAATTAGAATAATGGATGATAAAGAACTATATAAAAAGATGACTACTGGAGCAAAAAGTTTTATAAAAGGCGACTCAGCAAAGGTAATAGCCGGAGAAATAATCCAAATAGGACTTCAACATGAGCAATAG
- a CDS encoding putative peptidoglycan glycosyltransferase FtsW — MSQKREVDKVFFSTVLIMAVLGFAVFTSASMGILAKDSAKFASIMFRQVFWGLFVGFVACYLVSRLDYRILKKYSFYIFLLSVISMILVFVPQLGVSINGAKRWIDIAGMTFQPIEILNTGFIIYLAAWFSFVKDKIEQFRYSLLPLLILLGISGILLLLQPDADSFLILGFVGVVMLVSAGGKFKHIIAVGLIGLLFLVVLALSRPYIMTRITSFFNPADNAQSSGYQIQQSLIAVGSGGMFGRGLGQSIQKFKFLPESISDSIFAVAGEELGFIGCIFIILLFLFFVFRAFRIAIRSPDSFGGLLVIGIVILITCRSFMNIASMLGVIPISGVPLAFFSQGGTAMFITLIQIGIIISVSRSAKLQQKN, encoded by the coding sequence ATGTCTCAAAAAAGAGAGGTAGATAAGGTCTTTTTTTCCACCGTCTTAATTATGGCTGTTTTGGGTTTTGCTGTCTTTACTTCAGCATCAATGGGAATACTTGCAAAAGATAGCGCTAAGTTTGCATCAATAATGTTTAGACAGGTTTTTTGGGGGCTCTTTGTCGGCTTTGTTGCCTGCTACTTAGTATCAAGACTAGACTACAGAATTCTCAAAAAATATTCTTTTTATATTTTCTTATTATCAGTAATATCAATGATACTTGTCTTTGTCCCTCAACTGGGAGTATCAATAAACGGAGCAAAAAGATGGATTGATATTGCGGGCATGACATTTCAACCGATTGAAATATTAAATACTGGATTTATTATATACCTGGCCGCCTGGTTTTCTTTTGTAAAAGATAAAATTGAACAATTTAGATACAGCTTATTACCCCTACTTATACTTCTTGGTATTTCTGGAATATTATTACTTTTACAACCAGATGCAGACTCTTTCCTTATACTTGGATTCGTAGGTGTAGTGATGCTCGTCTCGGCTGGAGGTAAATTTAAACACATAATCGCTGTCGGTCTTATTGGACTTTTATTCTTAGTCGTCCTTGCATTATCTAGGCCATACATCATGACAAGAATTACTTCTTTTTTTAATCCAGCAGATAATGCACAGTCTTCAGGGTATCAAATACAGCAATCGCTTATTGCTGTGGGGTCTGGTGGAATGTTTGGAAGAGGACTTGGACAAAGTATACAGAAGTTTAAATTTCTACCAGAGTCTATAAGCGACTCCATCTTCGCTGTCGCTGGAGAAGAACTCGGTTTTATTGGATGTATTTTTATAATATTACTCTTTCTATTTTTCGTCTTCAGGGCTTTTAGAATAGCCATAAGATCTCCTGATTCCTTTGGTGGACTTTTGGTCATAGGAATTGTTATACTTATAACGTGCCGTTCATTCATGAATATTGCATCAATGCTCGGCGTTATACCTATTTCTGGTGTACCATTGGCTTTCTTTAGTCAGGGAGGAACGGCTATGTTTATAACACTTATACAAATAGGTATTATAATCAGTGTATCGAGATCAGCAAAACTACAACAGAAAAATTAA
- the scpB gene encoding SMC-Scp complex subunit ScpB, which translates to MNNLEKQLEAVLFWKGEPIAIKKLAQIFNKSEEEISTSLIELEKKLLDRGIVLVRKENEVTLGTSKDTSELIEKLTKEELVRDLGRAGLETLSIIIYQGPLSRAEIDYIRGVQSTFILRNLMIRGLVEKIQNPKDQRSFLYKPTFELLSYLGLSKIEEMPEFAKAKEEIEGFKNSQRQEEVEDDKTKDSEEKTVEQI; encoded by the coding sequence ATGAATAATTTAGAAAAACAATTAGAAGCGGTGCTTTTCTGGAAAGGGGAGCCGATTGCGATCAAAAAGCTCGCACAGATTTTTAATAAAAGTGAAGAAGAGATTTCGACAAGTCTTATCGAGCTTGAGAAAAAACTTCTGGATAGAGGAATAGTACTAGTGAGAAAAGAAAACGAAGTCACACTTGGTACCTCAAAAGATACTTCGGAGCTTATAGAAAAACTTACAAAAGAAGAGCTTGTGAGAGATTTGGGTAGAGCAGGACTTGAAACGCTTTCTATCATTATCTATCAGGGACCACTTTCTCGCGCAGAAATAGACTATATCAGAGGCGTGCAATCCACATTTATCTTGAGAAATCTTATGATTCGCGGGCTGGTAGAAAAAATCCAAAATCCAAAAGATCAGAGAAGCTTCCTATATAAACCGACTTTTGAACTTCTTTCATATCTTGGACTTTCAAAAATAGAAGAAATGCCGGAGTTCGCCAAAGCAAAAGAGGAAATCGAAGGTTTTAAAAATTCTCAAAGACAAGAAGAGGTGGAGGATGATAAAACTAAAGATTCGGAAGAAAAGACAGTAGAACAGATATAA
- a CDS encoding ScpA family protein produces MTENQFKIKTEVFEGPMDLLLSLIEKRKLLINDISLAKVADDFIAHLQNREQFPIKDASEFLVIASTLLLIKSKSLLPTLNLTDEEKSDIHDLELKLKIYKRIKELSIHIKNNFCKKIIFFPNTRKFEPVFSPDSSMTKESIAKAIFEVIKNLPKFEKKPQVKITKVVSLEEMITSLTDRVKNHLKMSFKEFSGMGKSEKINVIVSFLAMLELVKQGIIEASQENKFDDIKMESKHVGIPMYG; encoded by the coding sequence ATGACTGAGAATCAATTCAAAATTAAAACGGAGGTATTTGAGGGGCCGATGGACCTGCTACTTTCGCTTATTGAAAAGAGAAAACTCTTGATAAATGATATTTCGCTTGCGAAAGTCGCGGATGATTTTATCGCACATTTGCAAAATAGAGAACAATTCCCGATAAAAGATGCTTCAGAATTCCTCGTGATAGCCTCTACACTACTTCTCATAAAATCGAAATCTCTTTTACCGACACTCAACCTTACTGATGAAGAAAAGAGTGATATACACGACCTCGAGCTTAAACTTAAAATCTATAAGAGAATCAAGGAGCTTAGTATTCATATAAAAAATAATTTCTGTAAAAAGATAATCTTTTTTCCAAATACTAGAAAATTCGAACCTGTCTTCTCGCCGGATTCTTCCATGACAAAAGAAAGTATCGCCAAGGCTATTTTTGAAGTTATTAAAAATCTTCCAAAATTTGAAAAAAAACCACAGGTAAAAATAACTAAAGTGGTGAGTTTAGAAGAGATGATTACGAGTCTTACAGATAGAGTAAAAAACCATTTGAAAATGAGTTTCAAAGAATTCTCTGGTATGGGGAAATCAGAAAAAATAAATGTGATTGTGAGCTTCTTGGCTATGCTAGAGCTTGTAAAACAAGGTATAATAGAAGCCTCGCAGGAAAATAAATTTGATGATATAAAGATGGAAAGTAAGCATGTTGGAATACCAATGTATGGATGA
- a CDS encoding GNAT family protein: MKREIILKGNKCVLRSYKKDDIDPMAKIANNKAIAKNMYSGWPNPYTKKDAKLWVERNLKEQTIIKFPLKLAIEVNGVFAGGIGGSIKENSNNSAMSFGYWLDEKFWGKGIITEAIELFIEYIFKNTKICRISATVYPWNEGSKKVLEKTGFKLEGIMRRSYFKNGKMTDEYLYSKLKND; this comes from the coding sequence ATGAAGAGAGAAATAATATTAAAAGGAAATAAGTGTGTATTGAGATCATACAAAAAGGATGATATAGATCCTATGGCTAAAATTGCGAACAATAAAGCAATCGCAAAGAATATGTATTCTGGTTGGCCGAATCCGTACACTAAAAAAGACGCAAAATTATGGGTTGAGAGAAATCTTAAAGAACAAACTATCATAAAATTCCCACTTAAACTCGCAATAGAAGTAAACGGTGTCTTTGCTGGTGGAATTGGAGGAAGCATTAAAGAAAATAGTAATAATAGTGCTATGAGTTTTGGATACTGGCTAGACGAAAAATTTTGGGGAAAAGGAATAATTACAGAAGCAATAGAATTGTTTATTGAATATATTTTCAAAAACACAAAAATATGCAGAATATCAGCTACAGTATACCCTTGGAATGAAGGGTCTAAAAAAGTCTTAGAAAAAACTGGTTTTAAACTTGAAGGAATTATGAGAAGAAGTTATTTTAAGAATGGTAAGATGACGGATGAATACCTATATAGTAAGCTGAAAAATGACTGA
- the aspS gene encoding aspartate--tRNA ligase: MQRTYIKELARKVGEEVLIKGWVDVRRDHGKLIFIDIRDMSGKVQMVALPNHKEAHTLANTVRPEWVVEVTGKVNARPERMVNKDEANGAVEVEILFMTVLNEAETPAIDVRGDGMDVGEDARLKYRYLDLRRPRMQKNIRNRNKVMLLVRNILEKEGFCEVETPSLTVATAEGSRDFLVPSRLEPGNFYALPQSPQQYKQILMASGFEKYFQFARCYRDEDSRGDRQPEFTQMDLEMSFATEEDVMAVNEKAIIEVVKTLYPQKKIQQIPFPKIPYAEAMAKYGSDKPDIRTDKNDPDLLAFAWIVDFPMFEKGEDGKWTFTHNPFSGTKPESFDDLMNKKNIEKIVASQYDIALNGSEMGGGSIRNHKPEALKKVLEIMEYSEEKIEREYGHMLKALSAGTPPHGGIAWGLDRMIMILENEPNIREVIAFSKNGEGKDLMMNAPGEVSAEQLRDLRLEIKKKK, encoded by the coding sequence ATGCAAAGAACATATATAAAAGAATTGGCGAGAAAGGTGGGGGAAGAAGTCCTCATAAAAGGCTGGGTGGATGTAAGGCGTGATCACGGAAAACTTATTTTCATAGATATACGTGATATGTCCGGCAAGGTGCAGATGGTGGCATTGCCAAATCACAAAGAAGCCCATACTTTAGCAAATACTGTTCGTCCTGAATGGGTTGTAGAAGTTACAGGTAAAGTAAATGCAAGACCGGAAAGGATGGTAAATAAAGATGAGGCAAATGGCGCAGTAGAAGTGGAAATACTTTTCATGACTGTATTAAATGAAGCGGAAACTCCGGCGATAGATGTACGTGGTGACGGCATGGATGTAGGAGAAGATGCACGTTTGAAATACAGATATTTGGATTTGAGAAGACCGAGGATGCAGAAAAATATTCGAAATAGAAATAAAGTAATGCTTCTTGTCAGAAATATTTTGGAGAAGGAGGGTTTTTGCGAAGTGGAAACTCCAAGCCTTACTGTCGCCACGGCAGAAGGTTCAAGAGATTTCTTGGTCCCTTCAAGATTGGAGCCGGGCAATTTCTACGCCCTTCCGCAGTCACCACAGCAATACAAGCAAATATTGATGGCTTCAGGATTTGAAAAATATTTTCAATTTGCAAGGTGTTATAGAGATGAAGATTCAAGAGGTGATAGACAACCAGAATTCACCCAGATGGACTTAGAAATGAGCTTCGCCACAGAAGAAGATGTTATGGCTGTAAATGAAAAAGCTATTATAGAAGTAGTGAAGACTTTGTATCCTCAGAAGAAAATTCAGCAAATTCCTTTTCCAAAGATTCCGTACGCCGAGGCGATGGCGAAATACGGCTCTGATAAACCTGATATAAGGACAGATAAAAATGATCCGGATTTATTGGCATTTGCTTGGATTGTAGACTTTCCAATGTTTGAAAAAGGTGAGGACGGCAAATGGACATTTACACACAATCCTTTTTCGGGAACAAAACCAGAATCTTTTGACGATCTTATGAATAAGAAAAATATAGAAAAGATAGTCGCTTCGCAATATGATATAGCATTGAACGGCTCTGAAATGGGTGGCGGAAGTATCAGAAATCATAAGCCCGAAGCGCTTAAGAAGGTGCTCGAAATAATGGAATACAGTGAAGAAAAGATTGAGAGAGAATATGGCCATATGCTGAAAGCTTTGAGTGCTGGTACACCTCCGCATGGCGGTATTGCCTGGGGACTCGATAGGATGATTATGATTCTTGAAAACGAACCGAATATTCGCGAAGTTATCGCTTTCTCAAAAAACGGTGAGGGTAAGGACCTAATGATGAACGCCCCTGGAGAAGTCTCTGCCGAACAACTTAGGGATTTGAGATTGGAGATTAAGAAAAAGAAATAA
- a CDS encoding SemiSWEET family transporter codes for MNILQIATTILGILMSLGYYPQAYKIYRSKSGENISFATYFTFGIGTLLWTIYGFSINDIIIILSFIPGVIGSWLVLFLAFHYRNNKVNL; via the coding sequence ATGAACATACTACAAATCGCTACAACCATCTTAGGTATATTAATGTCTTTAGGATATTATCCGCAGGCCTATAAAATATATAGGTCAAAATCCGGTGAAAATATCTCTTTTGCTACATATTTTACATTTGGAATAGGCACTTTATTATGGACGATCTATGGTTTCAGTATAAATGACATTATAATTATCTTGAGTTTTATACCGGGAGTAATAGGCTCTTGGTTGGTATTGTTTTTAGCTTTTCATTATAGAAATAATAAAGTTAATTTATAA
- a CDS encoding HD domain-containing protein produces MKKLEKKELESVTNFLFETGMLAKTPRSGFFFLGSGEQSVAEHINRVCYIGMSLANMAENVDSAKILNMCLLHDLAEARVSDLNYVHQKYNKRDEKGAVKDLTSQIFFGSKIKEAIEEYEDRKTVESKIAKDADNLEFIMSLKEQVDIGNKRALSWIKSAVKRLKTDEAKTLAESILITDSDKWWFEDKEDQWWVNRIKK; encoded by the coding sequence ATGAAGAAATTAGAGAAAAAAGAATTAGAGTCAGTAACGAATTTCTTATTTGAGACGGGGATGTTGGCAAAAACACCTAGAAGTGGTTTCTTCTTTCTTGGTAGTGGAGAGCAAAGCGTCGCAGAACACATCAACAGGGTTTGTTATATAGGAATGTCACTTGCGAATATGGCGGAAAATGTGGATTCGGCTAAAATATTAAATATGTGTCTACTTCATGATTTGGCCGAGGCTAGAGTTTCTGATTTAAATTATGTGCATCAAAAATATAATAAAAGAGATGAGAAGGGGGCGGTTAAGGATCTGACTTCGCAAATATTCTTTGGTTCAAAGATAAAAGAGGCTATTGAAGAATATGAGGATAGGAAGACCGTTGAATCAAAGATAGCAAAAGATGCAGATAATCTCGAATTTATTATGTCCCTAAAAGAGCAGGTGGACATAGGGAATAAAAGAGCATTGTCTTGGATAAAGAGTGCGGTTAAAAGGTTGAAGACGGACGAAGCAAAGACACTGGCAGAAAGTATATTAATAACAGATTCCGATAAGTGGTGGTTTGAAGACAAAGAAGACCAATGGTGGGTTAATAGAATTAAAAAATAG